The genomic interval CCGCGAGGGCAGCGGCGAGGAGCGCGCGCGTCTTCTCCCCCGCGCTCAGGGTTCGGGGGTCGCGCTCGGCCAGCGCCGTCAGGCCGTGCTCCTCCATCGCCTGCGCCGCGCGGGCGCGCGTCTCGGCCGGCGCGAGCGCCATCGATTCCAGGCCGAACGCGATCTCGCCTGCGACCGTGTCCGAAAGGAACTGGGGATCGGGCTCCTCGAAGATCACCGCGACGCGGGGCCAGAGGGTCGCGCCTGCCGCGACCGGTTGCCCATCGAGGAGGATGCGTCCCGCGGCGGGGGCCGCGAGCCCGGCCATCAGGCGCAGGAGCGTGCTCTTGCCCGACCCGTTCGCGCCCAGGATGAGATGGCGCGCTCCGGGTTCGAGGGAGAGGTCGGTGGGATGGAGGAGCGTCTTCGGCTGGCCCGACGCGTCCCGCACCGCGAAGGACGCGCCCTCGAGCCGGATCACGTCCCGGCGCGGGCGTCCTCGCCCAGGAACGCGCGCACGGTTTCCATGACCTCGACGAGCGGGCGGCCGCTCTCCTTCGCCAGCCGGCGGAGGTCTTCGTATTCGGGAACGCGGCGCTCGGCGCCGGAGGGGAGCACGGCGGTCTTCACGCGCACCGTTCCCAGGGGCGTGGCCACTTCCGTGATCGAGCGGCGCAGCTCCATCCGCCCCTCGCGGCGCACGCGAAGCCCCAGCGTCGTGGATTCCCCGAAGAGCCGCTCGGCGACCTGTTGCGTGCGGCGTGGGTCGCACAGCGCCGTGACGAGCACGCCGGGGCGCCCCTTCTTCATCTGGACGGGGGTGAGGTAGACCTCGACCGCGCCCGATTCGAAGAGCGATTCGGTGAGATGGCCGTAGAGCTGCGGGTTCATGTCGTCGATGGTGCACTCGATCACGTCCACACCACCGGCGCCCACCGCATCCAGCGGCTCACCCAGCAGCGCGCGCACGACGTTGGGTCGCTCCGCGACGTCGCGCGTGCCGGTGGCGACGCCGGTCTTCTCGAGGCGCATCCCCACCGGTTCGCCGACGGTGTCGCACAGAGAGGCGATGAGGGCAGCACCGGTCGGTGTCGTCAGTTCCCCTTCGATCTCGAGCACGCGCACGGGGAGCCCCTCCAGAAGGCGAAGCGTCGCGGGTGCGGGAACTGGAAGCGTGCCGTGCGCCGCCCGGACGAGGCCGCGGCCCTGCGGGATGATCGATGCGTGGCAGCGCGTCACGTCCAAGAGCTCGAGGGCCCACGCGGTGCCGACGATGTCCACGATCGCGTCCACCGCGCCGACCTCGTGGAAATGCACCTTCTCCAGCGGCACCTGGTGCGCCTCGGCCTCGGCGCGCCCCAGCCGCTCGAACGTGCCGAGCGCGCGGCGGTAGACCCGCTCCGGGAGCTTGGCGTCGGAGAGGAGGCGGCGGATCTCGGTGAAGTGGCGATGGGTCTTCGTCTCGCGCGCTTCGACTTGGAGCTGGAACGCCTCGAAGCCGTGCCGCATCGCGGTCCCGCGGCCCAGCGAAAAGCCCTCGAGCGGGAGCGCGCGCAATCGGCGCTCGATCTCCTCGAGCGGCGCGCCGGCCGCGACCAGCGAGCCCAGGATCATATCCCCCGAGGCGCCGCCGACC from Candidatus Binatia bacterium carries:
- the larC gene encoding nickel pincer cofactor biosynthesis protein LarC, whose translation is MKIVYFDLVGGASGDMILGSLVAAGAPLEEIERRLRALPLEGFSLGRGTAMRHGFEAFQLQVEARETKTHRHFTEIRRLLSDAKLPERVYRRALGTFERLGRAEAEAHQVPLEKVHFHEVGAVDAIVDIVGTAWALELLDVTRCHASIIPQGRGLVRAAHGTLPVPAPATLRLLEGLPVRVLEIEGELTTPTGAALIASLCDTVGEPVGMRLEKTGVATGTRDVAERPNVVRALLGEPLDAVGAGGVDVIECTIDDMNPQLYGHLTESLFESGAVEVYLTPVQMKKGRPGVLVTALCDPRRTQQVAERLFGESTTLGLRVRREGRMELRRSITEVATPLGTVRVKTAVLPSGAERRVPEYEDLRRLAKESGRPLVEVMETVRAFLGEDARAGT